The proteins below are encoded in one region of Helianthus annuus cultivar XRQ/B chromosome 2, HanXRQr2.0-SUNRISE, whole genome shotgun sequence:
- the LOC110893597 gene encoding uncharacterized protein LOC110893597, whose amino-acid sequence MGLGFVTHRESLWVKWVHSYRIRGRSFWDVPIRNNITWGWRKILQLRSIIHQHIWIKLGNGANTQVWFDKWDAVCPLSRVITPRMITNAGLEMGATVADMVHNGGWAWPNSWVARVPALQQLDNVTLLPQVQDRAVWRSRSGEDMEYSTFGVWNDIREIQEPVDWDRIVWYPQAIPRHSFLMWLIVCKKLKTQDIMCNWRASGNANYNLLCCSLCTLGPDSHDHLFFECEFASQVWYGVRDKVGMQMIGKRWDDIMDYLRHHAASKHASHIIGKLVVAASAYFVWQERNNRLFSANKRNAAQLIEVVLMTVRMKLHTMKFRRTNSVNQILSEWSLPRELLLDQDDFG is encoded by the coding sequence atggggttagggtttgtgaCTCACAGGGAATCCTTATGGGTTAAATGGGTTCACTCGTATCGTATCAGGGGTAGAAGTTTTTGGGATGTGCCTATTCGGAACAACATTACGTGGGGTTGGCGTAAGATTCTCCAATTAAGGTCGATCATTCACCAACACATCTGGATTAAATTGGGCAATGGCGCTAATACGCAAGTCTGGTTTGATAAATGGGATGCCGTATGTCCATTGAGCCGAGTCATCACTCCGAGAATGATAACAAATGCGGGTCTTGAGATGGGGGCTACGGTTGCGGATATGGTTCATAACGGGGGGTGGGCTTGGCCGAACTCTTGGGTAGCTAGAGTTCCGGCTCTGCAACAGCTCGATAATGTCACGTTACTCCCACAAGTTCAAGATAGAGCTGTTTGGCGGTCTAGAAGTGGTGAAGATATGGAGTATAGCACTTTTGGGGTGTGGAATGATATTCGTGAAATCCAAGAACCGGTTGATTGGGATCGTATAGTGTGGTATCCACAGGCTATTCCCCGGCATTCGTTTCTTATGTGGCTTATCGTTTGCAAGAAACTTAAAACACAGGATATCATGTGCAATTGGCGGGCGTCGGGTAATGCAAATTATAATTTATTGTGTTGCTCCTTATGTACTTTGGGGCCGGACTCTCATGATCACCTATTTTTTGAGTGTGAGTTTGCATCTCAAGTATGGTATGGGGTTCGTGACAAAGTGGGCATGCAAATGATCGGGAAGAGATGGGACGATATCATGGATTACCTAAGGCATCATGCGGCTTCAAAACATGCTTCTCACATTATTGGTAAACTAGTGGTGGCAGCATCGGCTTATTTTGTTTGGCAAGAACGTAACAACAGATTGTTCTCGGCTAACAAAAGGAATGCGGCTCAACTTATCGAGGTGGTCCTGATGACTGTTAGAATGAAACTACATACAATGAAGTTTCGAAGGACAAATAGTGTGAACCAAATCTTAAGTGAGTGGAGTCTTCCTCGAGAGTTGCTGTTAGACCAAGATGATTTTGGCTGA